In one window of Chitinophagales bacterium DNA:
- a CDS encoding nucleotidyltransferase domain-containing protein, producing MKLTPEEIVAIREYFKDKPVLKAFLFGSFARAQALSNSDIDILVELDYSKHIGLGFVNMKFDLEDKLHKKVDLVSSNAISKHILPFINSDKVLIYER from the coding sequence ATGAAACTCACGCCTGAAGAAATAGTAGCTATCCGTGAATACTTTAAGGACAAGCCAGTTCTTAAAGCATTTCTGTTTGGCTCATTTGCCAGAGCGCAGGCTTTGAGTAATAGTGATATAGATATACTAGTAGAATTAGATTATTCAAAACACATTGGTCTTGGCTTTGTGAATATGAAATTTGATTTAGAAGACAAGCTTCACAAGAAAGTAGACTTAGTTTCAAGCAATGCTATCTCAAAACATATACTCCCTTTCATTAACAGTGACAAAGTGTTAATTTATGAAAGGTAA
- a CDS encoding DUF86 domain-containing protein, with translation MKGKIGDKQRLLHILESISQIERYVSGADFNIFCQHSMMRFATIKQIEIIGEAANAITEDTRSAFSEIQWRQIIGLRHILVHEYFGIDDRLIWQIVSNDIPVLKQEIKKMLTSIDTE, from the coding sequence ATGAAAGGTAAGATCGGTGACAAACAAAGATTATTACACATACTCGAGTCCATCTCCCAAATTGAACGCTATGTATCCGGGGCGGACTTCAATATATTTTGCCAACATTCGATGATGCGATTTGCTACGATTAAGCAAATTGAGATTATTGGCGAAGCAGCTAATGCTATTACAGAAGACACCAGGAGCGCATTCAGCGAAATCCAATGGCGCCAAATCATAGGATTACGTCATATACTTGTGCACGAGTATTTTGGCATTGACGATAGACTTATTTGGCAAATTGTATCAAATGATATCCCTGTACTTAAACAGGAAATTAAGAAGATGCTTACTTCAATAGATACGGAATAG
- a CDS encoding winged helix-turn-helix transcriptional regulator, whose product MLIKENLLPNRRKHTGIILLLLFVGLVCVAFSITGNDEYTLARREILLRRIGHELLLQSGDSVSRVLPVQQISDNEYELRFEQAFSFQPEQLVNTTQRLLAKDANTSDHVVNVLRCGNAGVVYGYAVSGNKQDDIISCLGRKQPKACYIIRIKFPNAGPINTKNGLLLGSLAFLALVGYVFWKPAKLRNGVAEHQSDSLQHAAEGQFMLGKIVFDLEARTLLYEDTVIEITKTEARVLHMFALAPNAIIERSRLQKEIWEDEGVIVGRSLDVFISKLRKKLELDPNIRISVIRGKGYKLEIGDAMRVS is encoded by the coding sequence ATGTTGATCAAAGAAAATCTGCTGCCAAACAGGCGAAAGCATACAGGAATAATCCTATTGCTTTTGTTTGTTGGTCTGGTGTGTGTGGCATTCAGCATCACAGGTAATGATGAGTATACTTTAGCCAGAAGGGAGATTTTGCTGCGCCGAATAGGGCATGAACTATTGCTTCAATCAGGTGATAGTGTATCCAGGGTATTGCCTGTGCAGCAAATTTCAGATAATGAATACGAGCTTAGGTTTGAACAGGCATTTAGTTTTCAACCCGAGCAATTGGTGAATACTACCCAAAGATTATTGGCCAAAGATGCCAATACAAGTGATCATGTGGTGAATGTGTTGCGTTGCGGTAATGCTGGTGTTGTCTATGGATATGCAGTTTCAGGGAACAAACAAGACGATATCATTTCCTGCCTGGGCAGAAAGCAACCGAAAGCCTGTTATATTATCCGGATTAAATTCCCCAATGCGGGACCAATCAATACGAAGAACGGTTTGTTGCTCGGAAGCCTGGCATTTCTTGCCCTGGTGGGCTATGTTTTCTGGAAGCCGGCAAAGCTGCGCAATGGTGTAGCTGAACATCAATCGGACAGTTTGCAGCATGCAGCTGAAGGCCAGTTTATGCTGGGCAAGATTGTATTTGATCTGGAAGCGCGTACACTCTTGTATGAGGATACCGTCATTGAGATTACGAAAACAGAAGCTCGTGTGCTGCACATGTTTGCGTTGGCGCCCAATGCAATCATCGAGCGCAGCAGATTGCAAAAAGAAATCTGGGAAGACGAAGGCGTCATTGTAGGCCGAAGCTTGGATGTATTTATCTCAAAACTCAGAAAGAAACTGGAGCTGGATCCCAATATTCGTATCAGCGTGATTCGCGGAAAAGGGTATAAGTTGGAGATTGGTGATGCGATGCGGGTTTCGTGA